One genomic segment of Catalinimonas alkaloidigena includes these proteins:
- a CDS encoding cytidylyltransferase domain-containing protein, which produces MSKKVAAIVPMRHNSERVLGKNYRLFAGKPLYHHVMHALIAVPGIHEIIIDTDSPNIMEDAAKHFPQVKLLERPEHLRDGGIPMNDVLLNIISQVESDFYLQTHSTNPLLSSRSIDKAVQFLLENYPIYDSLFGVTRLQTRLWDSLARPVNHNAAILLRTQDLPPIYEENSCIYIFTEETLRQRHNRIGERPYLFEISKHEAHDIDIETDFLVAETLYKAQQKNA; this is translated from the coding sequence AACTATCGATTATTTGCTGGTAAGCCTCTTTACCATCATGTGATGCATGCACTCATAGCGGTACCAGGCATTCATGAGATTATTATTGATACTGATAGTCCAAACATTATGGAAGATGCTGCGAAGCATTTTCCTCAGGTAAAGCTTTTGGAGAGGCCCGAACATCTTAGAGATGGAGGCATCCCTATGAATGATGTATTGCTTAATATTATCTCTCAGGTTGAAAGTGATTTTTACCTGCAGACGCATAGCACCAATCCATTGTTGAGCAGCAGGTCAATTGACAAGGCAGTTCAATTTTTACTGGAAAACTATCCTATTTACGATTCTCTATTTGGTGTAACCCGTCTACAGACCAGACTGTGGGATAGTTTAGCCAGGCCGGTCAATCACAATGCAGCTATCCTTCTCAGGACACAAGATTTGCCTCCTATTTATGAGGAGAATTCCTGTATCTATATCTTTACAGAAGAAACGCTCAGACAACGTCATAATCGTATAGGAGAAAGGCCTTATCTGTTTGAGATTTCCAAACATGAAGCTCATGATATTGATATTGAAACTGACTTTTTAGTAGCGGAAACACTATATAAAGCACAGCAAAAAAATGCGTAG